In Euzebya sp., a single genomic region encodes these proteins:
- a CDS encoding DUF5995 family protein — protein MGRARRASAVLAVLLVLGLAAPSQASTPPLVNWGQVLPGFTPGLDLSSSNICTSGDPACVESVLRTMARDLHRLASTCDHNAVFQLGYMRTTEAYYESSQIPGFYDDVAWMHHYDAVFAEYYMGPLRAWEQGDASAVPPAWRQAFGAADGRELSALGNFLMGMNAHINRDLPFVLDDIGLTDADGDSRKPDHEQVNAFLNTVGDDMIPEIAARFDPTIDSTPHDDVLMGFASAQLIQTWREQAWTNAWLMTYTPEPVADLVAQAIEVGSAQLGALIRQATAIPDAAAQARDAHCADHWDDWDGGDGVYFDGQDEPPAGLPTLSQVVDTATIDALAAAGVTLDVSLAGGVQIELSTALLPPPLDGAVGLVGDALDGGPGGGDDGVDDVIGGIIGGLFGRR, from the coding sequence ATGGGCAGGGCCAGGAGGGCGTCGGCGGTGCTCGCCGTGCTGCTCGTCCTCGGCCTGGCCGCCCCGTCGCAGGCGTCGACCCCTCCCCTGGTGAACTGGGGGCAGGTCCTGCCCGGGTTCACGCCCGGCCTGGACCTCTCGTCGAGCAACATCTGCACGAGCGGCGACCCGGCCTGCGTCGAGTCGGTCCTGCGGACCATGGCGCGCGACCTCCACCGGCTGGCGTCGACCTGCGACCACAACGCGGTCTTCCAGCTCGGCTACATGCGGACCACCGAGGCGTACTACGAGTCCTCGCAGATCCCCGGCTTCTACGACGACGTGGCGTGGATGCACCACTACGACGCGGTCTTCGCGGAGTACTACATGGGGCCGCTGCGGGCGTGGGAGCAGGGGGACGCCTCGGCGGTCCCGCCGGCGTGGCGCCAGGCGTTCGGCGCCGCCGACGGTCGGGAGCTGTCCGCCCTCGGCAACTTCTTGATGGGCATGAACGCCCACATCAACCGCGACCTGCCGTTCGTGCTCGACGACATCGGCCTGACCGACGCCGACGGGGACTCCCGCAAGCCCGACCACGAGCAGGTCAACGCGTTCCTGAACACCGTCGGCGACGACATGATCCCCGAGATCGCCGCCCGCTTCGACCCGACGATCGACTCGACGCCCCACGACGACGTGCTGATGGGCTTCGCGTCGGCGCAGCTGATCCAGACCTGGCGCGAGCAGGCGTGGACCAACGCGTGGCTGATGACCTACACCCCCGAACCGGTGGCTGACCTGGTCGCGCAGGCCATCGAGGTCGGCTCGGCCCAGCTGGGCGCGCTGATCCGCCAGGCGACGGCGATCCCGGATGCAGCGGCCCAGGCCCGCGACGCGCACTGCGCGGACCACTGGGACGACTGGGACGGCGGCGACGGCGTCTACTTCGACGGCCAGGACGAGCCGCCGGCGGGGCTCCCGACCCTCAGCCAGGTGGTGGACACCGCCACGATCGACGCGCTGGCCGCTGCCGGGGTGACCCTCGACGTGAGCCTGGCGGGCGGCGTGCAGATCGAGCTGTCCACCGCGCTGCTGCCCCCACCCCTCGACGGGGCCGTCGGCCTGGTCGGTGACGCGCTGGACGGGGGGCCCGGCGGGGGCGACGACGGCGTCGACGACGTGATCGGCGGGATCATCGGCGGCCTGTTCGGGAGGCGCTAG
- a CDS encoding CsbD family protein — MARDDENVVEDAKGKLKEAAGALTGNDDMRDEGMAQQKKVDADEKAQEKEAEAAQARAEAAAHEAEQKKK; from the coding sequence ATGGCACGTGACGACGAGAACGTGGTCGAGGACGCCAAGGGCAAGCTCAAGGAAGCTGCCGGCGCCCTGACCGGCAACGACGACATGCGCGACGAGGGCATGGCCCAGCAGAAGAAGGTCGACGCCGACGAGAAGGCCCAGGAGAAGGAGGCCGAGGCCGCACAGGCCCGTGCCGAGGCCGCGGCGCACGAGGCGGAGCAGAAGAAGAAGTAG
- a CDS encoding type II CAAX prenyl endopeptidase Rce1 family protein produces MSTTRTRRRDRQAVRLAIAFVGLALVWGIAFNASGLPFFALTTAGGALTGLVGFWVRRAPDEDEPGFAITPATAALAVAAALVHFAVGHAAFAVAAEVVPALATTALEVYEASGSIPVWGQVVLGAIFTGGMEEVFWRGAFTPMVADRVRDRLPRDLGRWQEGAVLVVVSTIGYTLFHVATLKLALVAAAALGGLVWGTLLLVTRSVGPVIIAHVIWTGLMVLFPPSLP; encoded by the coding sequence GTGAGCACGACCCGCACCCGCCGACGTGACCGCCAGGCCGTGCGGCTGGCCATCGCGTTCGTCGGGCTGGCCCTCGTCTGGGGCATCGCGTTCAACGCGAGCGGCCTGCCGTTCTTCGCCCTCACCACCGCCGGCGGCGCGCTGACCGGGCTGGTCGGCTTCTGGGTCCGCCGCGCCCCGGACGAGGACGAGCCCGGCTTCGCGATCACCCCCGCCACCGCCGCCTTGGCGGTCGCCGCCGCGCTGGTCCACTTCGCGGTCGGCCACGCGGCCTTCGCGGTCGCGGCGGAGGTGGTGCCCGCCCTGGCCACCACCGCGCTCGAGGTCTACGAGGCCTCCGGGTCCATCCCGGTGTGGGGCCAGGTGGTCCTCGGTGCGATCTTCACCGGCGGGATGGAGGAGGTGTTCTGGCGGGGGGCGTTCACGCCGATGGTCGCCGACCGGGTGCGCGATCGGCTGCCACGGGATCTCGGGCGCTGGCAGGAGGGCGCGGTCCTGGTCGTCGTCTCGACGATCGGCTACACGCTGTTCCACGTGGCGACCCTCAAGCTCGCGCTCGTGGCCGCCGCGGCCCTCGGCGGGCTGGTGTGGGGGACGTTGCTGCTGGTCACGCGCTCGGTCGGGCCGGTGATCATCGCCCACGTGATCTGGACGGGCCTCATGGTGCTGTTCCCGCCGTCGCTCCCCTGA
- a CDS encoding GMC oxidoreductase — translation METDVAIIGSGFGGSVSALRLAEKGYDVTVVEEGRRWTAETLPASNRDLRKFFWFPSLGLRGAQRMTLLKDVFILSGAAVGGGSVIYANTLYEPLEGYWHDPAWAAITDWRDELAPHYDQAKRMLGVTTVPFDTPADELLLTIGRRMGVEDTFHKTDVGVWFGTPGETVGDPYFGGRGPDRTGCIRCGNCMVGCRHGAKNSLDQNYLHLAEQLGARVVAERRVVDLRRASDGRWALLSQRPGTPVWRRPERTVIRADHVIFAAGSLGTQKLLHRFAEDGPLDRISPRLGSLTRTNSEAIVGASAGTDGVDYSQGIAITGSIHVDEHTHIENVRYGRGSDAMRAITAPMVDGGGAIPRPLRFLLQLLTHPLEFLRNLTQTRWSERTVPLLVMQSLDNSLQTLRRRTPFGSFLTTRQAHGTPNPTWIPAAHTAARFGAEAMGGIPVGSIFEATLNVPTTAHIIGGAPIGETAADGVIDPYHRLHGHDGLHVVDGSAITANLGVNPSLSITAMAERAMSLWPNAGEPDPRPPLGAPYRRVAPVAPRTPAVPADAPAALRQPASA, via the coding sequence ATCGAGACCGACGTCGCGATCATCGGATCGGGCTTCGGGGGCAGCGTGTCCGCGCTGCGCCTGGCCGAGAAGGGCTACGACGTCACCGTCGTCGAGGAGGGGCGGCGCTGGACCGCCGAGACCCTGCCCGCCTCCAACCGGGACCTCCGGAAGTTCTTCTGGTTCCCGTCCCTCGGTCTGCGCGGGGCCCAGCGGATGACCCTCCTGAAGGACGTGTTCATCCTGTCCGGCGCCGCGGTCGGCGGCGGGTCGGTGATCTACGCCAACACCCTCTACGAGCCGCTCGAGGGGTACTGGCACGACCCCGCCTGGGCGGCCATCACCGACTGGCGCGACGAGCTCGCGCCGCACTACGACCAGGCCAAGCGGATGCTGGGGGTCACGACCGTCCCCTTCGACACCCCCGCGGACGAGCTGCTCCTCACCATCGGCCGGCGCATGGGCGTCGAGGACACGTTCCACAAGACCGACGTCGGCGTCTGGTTCGGCACCCCCGGCGAGACCGTCGGCGACCCCTACTTCGGCGGCCGCGGTCCCGACCGGACCGGCTGCATCCGCTGCGGCAACTGCATGGTCGGCTGTCGCCACGGCGCGAAGAACTCCCTCGACCAGAACTACCTGCACCTCGCCGAGCAGCTCGGCGCCCGCGTCGTCGCCGAGCGCCGCGTCGTCGACCTGCGCCGTGCCTCCGACGGGCGCTGGGCCCTGCTCAGCCAGCGGCCCGGCACCCCGGTGTGGCGACGCCCCGAGCGCACGGTGATCCGCGCCGACCACGTGATCTTCGCCGCCGGGTCGCTCGGCACCCAGAAGCTGCTGCACCGCTTCGCCGAGGACGGACCCCTCGACCGGATCTCACCGCGGCTCGGGAGCCTGACCCGCACGAACTCCGAGGCGATCGTCGGCGCATCCGCCGGCACCGACGGGGTCGACTACTCCCAGGGCATCGCGATCACCGGCTCCATCCACGTCGACGAGCACACCCACATCGAGAACGTCCGCTACGGCCGTGGCTCTGACGCCATGCGGGCCATCACCGCGCCGATGGTCGACGGCGGCGGCGCGATCCCGCGGCCCCTCCGCTTCCTCCTCCAGCTGCTGACCCACCCCCTCGAGTTCCTCCGCAACCTCACCCAGACGCGCTGGTCCGAGCGGACCGTCCCGCTCCTGGTCATGCAGTCCCTCGACAACTCCCTCCAGACCCTCCGGCGGCGCACCCCGTTCGGCTCGTTCCTGACCACCCGGCAGGCGCACGGCACGCCGAACCCCACCTGGATCCCGGCCGCGCACACCGCCGCCCGCTTCGGGGCCGAGGCCATGGGCGGCATCCCGGTCGGCTCGATCTTCGAGGCCACCCTCAACGTGCCGACCACGGCGCACATCATCGGCGGCGCCCCCATCGGGGAGACCGCCGCCGACGGCGTCATCGACCCGTACCACCGCCTGCACGGCCACGACGGCCTCCACGTCGTCGACGGCTCGGCGATCACCGCCAACCTCGGCGTCAACCCGTCCCTCTCCATCACCGCGATGGCCGAGCGGGCGATGTCGCTGTGGCCCAACGCCGGCGAGCCCGACCCGCGGCCGCCCCTCGGGGCCCCGTACCGCCGCGTCGCCCCGGTCGCGCCGCGCACCCCGGCGGTCCCCGCCGACGCCCCGGCCGCCCTGCGCCAGCCCGCGTCCGCCTGA
- a CDS encoding HIT family protein: MDSPYPGVETHPAEGCTFCEVIAGAQDLVYADEHVAAFLDIRPLFPGHLLVCPVDHVVTLDQLDAALVAPLFGLVQRATAAMATALGADGAFVANNNVISQSVHHLHVHVVPRRRKDGLRGFFWPRTGYDDAAHEADVAARLREALAS, from the coding sequence ATGGACTCCCCGTACCCCGGCGTCGAGACCCACCCCGCCGAGGGCTGCACCTTCTGCGAGGTGATCGCGGGCGCCCAGGACCTGGTGTACGCCGACGAGCACGTCGCGGCGTTCCTCGACATCCGCCCCCTGTTCCCCGGCCACCTGCTCGTCTGCCCGGTCGACCACGTGGTGACCCTCGACCAGCTCGACGCCGCGCTGGTCGCACCGCTGTTCGGGCTCGTGCAGCGCGCCACCGCGGCCATGGCGACCGCGCTCGGCGCGGACGGCGCGTTCGTGGCGAACAACAACGTGATCAGCCAGAGCGTCCACCACCTCCACGTCCACGTGGTCCCGCGCCGCCGGAAGGACGGGCTGCGCGGCTTCTTCTGGCCGCGCACCGGTTACGACGACGCCGCGCACGAGGCCGACGTTGCGGCGCGGCTGCGGGAGGCCCTCGCCAGCTGA
- a CDS encoding RNA polymerase sigma factor, producing MPEARDRVTPWAVTDDQIAAVFREASGRATATLIRVFGDIDLAEEAVQDAFRTAVERWRRDGLPPSPAGWIVTTARNRAIDRVRADSARTRRHEQAAVLADDEGPREVGPVTDDRLRLIFTCCHPALSPQAQVALTLRLLGGLTTEEIAAAFLVPEATMAQRLVRAKKKIAAARIPYQIPGGAALPNRLRSVLAVLYLIFTEGHTTATGTSLVREDLAGEAIRLARVLVELMPDEPEAVGLLALMLLTHARRDARTDTAGDVVLLADQDRSRWDAAMIAEGQDLVRACLRRGRPGPYQLQACIGAVHTDASTAEETDWRQVLALYDQLTLHQPTPITALNRAVAVAEVHGPAAALAILDDLDLDGYGPWHTARGDVLARLGRRDEAAAAFDRAVETTPNPSLRAHLERRRAALA from the coding sequence GTGCCGGAAGCTCGTGACCGCGTCACACCCTGGGCCGTCACCGACGACCAGATCGCGGCGGTCTTCCGGGAGGCGTCAGGGCGGGCGACCGCCACCCTCATCCGCGTCTTCGGGGACATCGACCTCGCCGAGGAGGCGGTGCAGGACGCCTTCCGGACCGCCGTTGAGCGGTGGCGCCGCGACGGGCTGCCGCCCAGCCCCGCCGGGTGGATCGTCACGACCGCCCGGAACCGCGCCATCGACCGGGTCCGGGCGGACAGCGCCCGGACCCGGCGCCACGAGCAGGCCGCCGTGCTGGCCGACGACGAGGGACCGAGGGAGGTGGGACCGGTGACCGACGACCGGCTCAGGCTGATCTTCACCTGCTGCCACCCGGCCCTGTCCCCGCAGGCCCAGGTGGCCCTGACCCTCCGCCTGCTGGGAGGGCTGACGACCGAGGAGATCGCCGCTGCCTTCCTGGTCCCGGAGGCGACCATGGCCCAGCGCCTCGTCCGCGCGAAGAAGAAGATCGCGGCCGCGAGGATCCCCTACCAGATCCCTGGTGGCGCCGCTCTGCCCAACCGCCTGCGGTCCGTCCTGGCCGTGCTGTACCTCATCTTCACCGAGGGTCACACCACCGCGACCGGCACGTCGCTGGTCCGCGAGGACCTCGCCGGCGAGGCGATCCGACTCGCGCGGGTCCTCGTCGAGCTCATGCCCGACGAGCCCGAGGCGGTCGGGCTGCTCGCGCTGATGCTGCTCACCCACGCCCGGCGCGATGCCCGCACCGACACCGCGGGCGACGTCGTGCTGCTCGCCGACCAGGACCGCAGCCGGTGGGACGCGGCGATGATCGCCGAGGGCCAGGACCTCGTGCGGGCGTGCCTGCGCCGCGGCCGGCCCGGCCCCTACCAGCTGCAGGCCTGCATCGGCGCGGTCCACACCGACGCCTCCACCGCCGAGGAGACCGACTGGCGGCAGGTCCTGGCGCTCTACGACCAGCTGACCCTCCACCAGCCCACCCCCATCACCGCCCTGAACCGCGCGGTGGCGGTCGCGGAGGTCCACGGCCCGGCCGCGGCCCTCGCGATCCTCGACGACCTCGACCTGGACGGCTACGGCCCGTGGCACACCGCGCGCGGTGACGTCCTGGCGCGCCTCGGCCGCCGCGACGAGGCCGCGGCCGCGTTCGACCGGGCCGTCGAGACCACCCCCAACCCCTCCCTCCGGGCCCACCTCGAGCGTCGGCGGGCTGCGCTCGCGTGA
- a CDS encoding YciI family protein, whose protein sequence is MPQYLLSVHHDGIEDLDVPAEQMEEMFAAVGKFNEEITEEGHWVFAGGLHPPTTATVVRNVDGEVLTTDGPYIETKEFLGGFWVITADDLDQALEIAARGSAACQGPVEVRPFQDE, encoded by the coding sequence ATGCCGCAGTACCTGCTGAGCGTCCACCACGACGGCATCGAGGACCTGGACGTGCCCGCCGAACAGATGGAGGAGATGTTCGCTGCCGTCGGGAAGTTCAACGAAGAGATCACCGAGGAGGGCCACTGGGTCTTCGCCGGCGGCCTCCACCCGCCGACCACCGCCACCGTCGTGCGCAACGTGGACGGGGAGGTCCTCACCACCGACGGCCCCTACATCGAGACCAAGGAGTTCCTCGGCGGCTTCTGGGTGATCACCGCCGACGACCTCGACCAGGCCCTCGAGATCGCCGCGCGCGGGTCCGCCGCCTGCCAGGGCCCGGTGGAGGTCCGCCCCTTCCAGGACGAGTAG